The following are encoded in a window of Catharus ustulatus isolate bCatUst1 chromosome 12, bCatUst1.pri.v2, whole genome shotgun sequence genomic DNA:
- the SPG11 gene encoding spatacsin isoform X2 — protein MAAAGSGAELRVLLVPRSGEPPGWPRDAARARLSRARDALGTLLLPGGIWLEALGPGRARGSVLRGAWADFMWDSTEDGGLQSNKTKLLALAQSHDLFVYEFSVKDGKHNPSSLHSCKEETLRELLEAKNISLPSISSVKILSFGNNKCKLLLNQFILVHLSFAGGDSPPVSCDCFPLAVPPEAVGRITDCHCCRGILFLLDSAGWIYIFGCSDGAPLGKVSVALGAGQGQGPAPVSPLAGLAVSPDLSTAVVTSSSHCALAVQLNTYFRQFPEHLLCRRDPEKLPVKPPEGVDEDELASSEHSMELLSQPFHTDRSWKAHLSSLWDRVRRRRAPASPDLVNDLNLPWYQFFSHLEEHDPAVCEDPENMVAFVPRAVTRALQSQGAAPGAAGQHWAQIPVGAAQDLVKLQCRLVTGAAAVFELLAQDTGLALALWDFESQDVRSSHFGRSSVFVECSAEVPLCLLLTERGLSLVLFGVSQEEFLSRLMMFGSAGAVDAVCHLNGWERCSIPIHALEAGLENHQLDTVDLFLKSKESVFSLSAACPASEHPGDGSSLSYLRNLEELRPALNLLCSAIQDNDLEPHSKQFSEQLLNLTLAFLTRQLEEIFVHTEEPDEFLQKAAEILTDYIIKLRKFLRKYPRPPLAPGPTGADLDEDLPEIEESQKWEKLTPEEVIAEAILSNKIPEAQIFFRRLQHPAESLQEFLQTGLNLAYDCLLRGSTREASELLRNMGLDVKQELHKICFHTEDRHVRELLVKVLQEENYFSEKEKKMIDFVHQVESCYSESFQENKETQSLPRFSCRREQQAVPVQLGCSRSLRLVLDWAHWWDELVQEMILLPRKPRQELRSCSAEALWMHLTAQHDWVSICSWIEQSEPSQAAWPPVSPDIVDRSTLCSTYMRQDILNKLARKGIFVRSELEDFELLLQRLSCLGGVLQNPHPVPKYSTASGLDFHGQFVLHCLEHSLHYLLYTYLDYYSLTPSSCPVLDDKELQEAHPWFEFLVQCRGVASNPRDPKMIFQASLANAQMLIPSSQGGVSSILLEGRTLLALATTVYGPGGIDQVLQNEDTEKPLKKVDPQLLKMALSPYPKLKAALFPSCTAHGILPPDISLYHLLQSLMPFDPTKLFGWQSTNTLAVSDGCSELPHFSSPELVSRHAVLESLDFLFYLQHARPAFAFGTFLGQQLARSKSPRQLVQQAAQQAQALALSSLAVPSVAAACVCFLELLGLDSLRLRVALAAARRISSHSTRSEASLHRDSLVEKFTKLAEGEKAAAAAVLTSLEEAFWDAIEQQGIKRTCSGSRRQWALVMQFCQLHGLELSTSFLRECARSNEWLQFLLQAQLYGHQPAQVLPLLQDFPAVVQDHLGLALGRLLSAEPGAAGRGCAGSLFQVLLQCQESPSPCWDLLNEGLRAQAPILSVLAACCPGANLISCLCVWILTSVDEATRAEVTSHSPSWPQSPQWDLQDLAVIWKVFLRKQKSKTLLRGFQLFLKDSPLLHILEMYELCMNWKKYDQAKTKLDKFQESLTQLAAAGAAPEVPLPWVESQALFVLQLMLQQCHTQYELGKLLQLLAAAQNLLLDGPYVRRLCALSEALRDSSIPISPSILSPCSLQAFQGECSSILQQLQEQGLFSLAREVAALAELPVDSVVTHEVLRDLHHLRDTGQWHQTQTRAEFWKKCNDTFTKHCICSRAAAAFFFHQAKHVWEAPGQEKTTSSMERQLLLTLAGHWLAQEPGVAVQELEEVEKQIWLCRIARQVLAAEGSGQSPCPSPANLGTELSFASLAQQFSFAKLPALNTARLCRLEALAQGEPQTALGAAERAALAALVGTLLDEGSVHEATRACHYFQLWHRDVSLVLHCRALASGEAGLEQLQPEVQAVLGRAGPAEGSASGSLEDWTPLGCGDDAVVAALKALAEECVHGRGYCRQVLCLYELAQELGCSFGEVSARDPQEVLGAILARRGPERGRRAQAFISCQGLSPATVAPLLAQQITQELLASAQGKGQKQLWNPAVESQALLQLAKLCQDHTLVGMKLLDKISSVPRGELSCITELLILAHSCFSLTCHMEGITRVLQAARLLTEEHLAPREEYGLLVRLLTGIGRYNDMSYIFELLHHKQHFEVLMRKKLDPSGTLKAALLDYTKRCRPGDSEKHNMIALCFSMCREIGQNHEAAACTQLRLIGSQPWEESLQDVANLKKLLLKALTLFIDAAESYSKDSCVRQALRCRRLTRLITLQLHFLGSGQSTRIINLGRQDLPGAILALPRFYQAAIVAEAYEFQPDWAEVLFQQVITRGDFLYLEEFQQQQPLRPGLFQEVANKVKQQQPCAEAALRNLKRFLSHCEDIYTCYRLAYEHKFYDVVNSLLKDPQTGCCLNDLLAS, from the exons ATGGCGgcggccgggagcggggcggaGCTGCGTGTGCTGCTGGTGCCCCGCTCGGGGGAGCCGCCGGGATGGCCGCGGGACGCGGCGCGGGCGCggctgagcagagcccgggatgctctgggcaccctcctGCTCCCCGGGGGGATCTGGCTGGAGGCgctggggccgggccgggcccggggcagCGTCCTGAGGGGAGCCTGGGCTGA CTTCATGTGGGACAGCACAGAAGATGGTGGTTTGCAGTCAAACAAGACAAAACTCCTGGCTCTTGCCCAAAGCCACGACCTGTTTGTCTATGAATTCAGTGTGAAAGATGGAAAACACAACCCCAGTTCCCTGCACAGCTGTAAGGAAGAGACACTTAGAGAGCTCCTTGAAGCTAAAAACATAA GTCTGCCTTCAATTTCCTCTGTGAAGATTCTCTCTTTTGGAAACAACAAGTGCAAGCTTCTGCTCAACCAGTTTATCCTTGTGCACCTGAGCTTTGCTGGGGGGGACTCACCCCCAGTGAGCTGTGACTGCTtccccctggctgtgcctccagAAGCTGTGGGGAGAATCACagactgccactgctgcaggggGATCCTGTTCCTGTTGGACAGTGCTGGCTGGATCT ACATATTTGGCTGCTCTGATGGTGCCCCCTTAGGGAAGGTCAGTGtggccctgggagctgggcaggggcagggcccagcccctgtgtcccccctggctggcctggcagtgtcccctgacCTCAGCACGGCCGTGGtgaccagcagcagccactgtgccctggctgtgcagctcaACACCTACTTCAG ACAGTTCCCTGAGCATTTGCTCTGTAGGAGAGACCCTGAAAAGCTGCCGGTGAAGCCCCCAGAGGGTGTGGATGAGGATGAGCTggccagctctgagcacagcatggagctgctgtcccagcctttCCACACTGACAG gTCCTGGAAGGCACACTTATCCTCACTGTGGGACAGagtgaggaggagaagagcaCCAGCTTCTCCAGATTTGGTGAACGACTTGAATTTGCCCTGGTATCAGTTTTTTAGCCACCTTGAAGAGCACGACCCTGCAGTCTGTGAGGATCCAGAGAACATGGTGGCCTTTGTTCCCCGGGCTGTTACACgggccctgcagagccagggtgcagcccctggggctgcaggacagcacTGGGCACAGATCCCcgtgggagcagcccaggattTGGTGAAGCTGCAGTGCAGGCTGGTgactggagctgcagctgtgtttgagctgctggcacaggacacGGGGCTGGCTCTGGCGCTCTGGGATTTTGAGTCGCAGGATGTGAGGAGTTCCCACTTTGGCAGGAGCAGTGTCTTTGTGGAGTGCAGTGCAGAGGTGCCTCTGTGTCTGCTGCTAACAG AGCGTGGTCTGTCCCTGGTGCTGTTTGGTGTGAGCCAGGAGGAGTTCCTGAGCAGGCTGATGATGTTTGGCAGCGCTGGGGCGGTGGATGCCGTGTGCCACCTCAATGGctgggagaggtgctccatccccatccacgCCCTGGAG GCAGGTTTGGAAAATCACCAGCTGGACACAGTGGACTTGTTTCTGAAGAGCAaagaaagtgttttcagtctgtctgcagcctgccctgcttCTGAGCACCCTGGGGATGGCTCCTCCCTCTCTTACCTGAGAA ATCTGGAGGAGCTCAGGCCAGCTTTGAACTTGCTGTGCTCAGCAATCCAAGACAATGACCTGGAGCCCCACAGCAAGCAGttctctgagcagctgctgaacCTCACCCTGGCTTTCCTCACCAGGCAGCTGGAGGAAATCTTTGTGCACACAGAGG AACCTGATGAATTCCTGCAGAAGGCTGCAGAGATTTTAACTGATTACATCATTAAACTGAGAAAGTTCCTGAGGAAATACCCTCGCCCACCCCTGGCTCCAGGGCCCACGGGAGCTGACCTGGATGAAGACCTGCCTGAGATAGAGGAGAGccagaaatgggaaaagctgACCCCAGAG GAAGTCATTGCTGAGGCCATCCTAAGCAACAAAATCCCAGAGGCCCAGATCTTCTTCAGAAGGCTCCAGCACCCTGCTGAGAGCCTGCAGGAGTTTCTGCAGACAGGTTTGAACCTGGCCTATGACTGCCTGCTgaggggcagcaccagggaggcctcagagctgctcaggaacATG GGCTTGGATgtgaagcaggagctgcacaagaTCTGCTTCCACACCGAGGACAGACACGTCAGGGAGCTCCTG gtGAAAGTcttacaagaagaaaattatttttctgagaaagagaagaaaatgataGACTTTGTGCATCAGGTTGAAAGCTGCTACTCAGAGTCCttccaggaaaataaagagaCTCAGTCTCTTCCCAG gttcagctgcaggagggagcagcaggcagtgccggtgcagctgggctgcagcaggagcctcaGGCTGGTGCTGGACTGGGCTCACTGGTGGGATGAGCTGGTGCAGGAGATGATTCTGCTCCCCAGGAAACCACGGCAAG AactgaggagctgcagtgctgaggctCTCTGGATGCACCTGACAGCCCAGCATGACTGGGTCAGTATTTGTTCCTGGATTGAGCAgtcagagcccagccaggctgcctgGCCCCCCGTGAGCCCTGACATCgtggacaggagcactctgtgcAGCACCTACATGAGACAGGACATCCTGAACAAGCTGGCCAG AAAGGGAATTTTTGTCCGCTCTGAGCTGGAAGATTTtgagctcctgctccagaggTTGTCGTGCCTGGGGGGTGTCCTGCAGAATCCTCACCCTGTTCCAAAATACAGCACTGCCAGTGGCCTGGACTTCCATGGGCAGTTTGTGCTGCactgcctggagcacagcctgcaCTACCTGCTCTACACTTACCTGGACTATTACAG CCTGACCCCTTCaagctgccctgtgctggatgacaaggagctgcaggaagcacaCCCCTGGTTTGAGTTCCTGGTGCAGTGCCGAGGCGTTGCCAGCAACCCCCGAG ATCCCAAGATGATTTTCCAGGCCAGCCTGGCCAATGCTCAGATGCTgatccccagcagccagggggGTGTGAGCAGCAtcctgctggagggcaggaccctgctggccctggccacCACAGTCTATGGGCCTGGGGGCATTGACCAG GTCCTTCAGAACGAAGACACAGAAAAACCTCTCAAGAAAGTTGATCCCCAGCTCTTGAAGATGGCCTTGAGCCCTTACCCCAAGCTCAAGGCTGCTCTgtttccctcctgcactgctcatgGGATTTTGCCTCCTGACATCTCTCTGTACCACCTTCTGCAG TCATTAATGCCCTTTGATCCCACGAAATTGTTTGGCTGGCAGTCAACAAACACTCTTGCTGTGTCAG ATGGCTGCAGTGAGCTGCCCCACTTCTCCAGCCCCGAGCTGGTGAGCAGGCACGCCGTGCTGGAGAGCCTGGATTTCCTGTTCTACCTGCAGCACGCGCGCCCCGCCTTCGCCTTCGGCACCTtcctgggccagcagctggCCAGGAGCAAGAGCCCCAGGCAACT GGTGcagcaggcagctcagcaggcccaggctctggctctgtcctccctggctgtcccctcggtggctgcagcctgtgtttgcttcctggagctgctggggctggacaGCCTCCGCCTGCGCGTggccctggcagctgccaggaggATTTCCAGCCACAGCACGAGGAGTGAGGCCTCTCTGCACAGGGACTCCCTGG TTGAGAAGTTCACAAAGTTGGCTGAGggtgagaaagcagcagcagcagcagttctgacCTCCTTGGAAGAGGCTTTCTGGGATGCCATTGAGCAGCAAGGAATAAAGAG GACCTGCAGTGGCTCCAGGAGGCAGTGGGCCTTGGTGATGCAGTTCTGCCAGctgcatggcctggagctgagCACCTCCTTCCTCAGGGAATGTGCCAGATCCAACGAGTGGCTGCAGTTCCTCCTCCAGGCCCAGCTCTACGGCCACCAgccagcccag gtccttcccctcctgcaggATTTCCCTGCTGTGGTCCAGGATCAcctggggctggccctgggcaggctgctgagtgctgagcctggtgctgctggcaggggctgtgcagggagcctgttccaggtgctgctgcagtgccaggagagccccagcccctgctgggacCTGCTGAACGAGGGGCTCCGTGCTCAGGCCCCCATCCTCAGCGTGCTGGCAGCCTGCTGCCCT GGTGCAAACCTCATCTCCTGCCTCTGTGTTTGGATCCTCACATCTGTGGACGAGGCCACCAGGGCTGAGGTGACCTCCCACAGCCCGAGCTGGCCACAGAGCCCCCAGTGGGACCTGCAGGACCTTGCTGTCATCTGGAAAGTCTTCTTGAGGAAGCAAAAGAGTAAAACACTTCTCCGTGGCTTCCAGCTCTTTTTAAAG GATTCCCCTTTGCTGCACATCCTGGAGATGTATGAACTGTGCATGAACTGGAAAAAGTACGACCAAGCGAAAACCAAGCTGGACAAATTTCAGGAAAGCCTCACCCAA ctggcagctgcaggagcagcccccgAGGTGCCGCTGCCCTGGGTGGAGTCGCAGGCGCTGTTCGTCCTGcagctgatgctgcagcagtgccacactCAGTACGAGCTGGGcaagctcctgcagctcctggctgcagcacagaaccTCCTGCTGGATG GTCCCTACGTGAGGAGGCTCTGTGCCCTCAGCGAGGCCCTGAGGGACTCCTCCATCCCCATCAGCCCCTCCAtcctgagcccctgcagcctgcaggCGTTCCAGGGCGAgtgcagctccatcctgcagcagctgcaggagcaggggctgttcagcctggctCGGGAGgtggcagccctggctgagctgcccGTGGACAGCGTTGTCACACACGAG GTTCTGAGAGACCTCCATCATTTAAGAGACACTGGACAGTGGCATCAAACCCAGACAAGAGCTGAGTTCTGGAAAAAGTGCAACGACACCTTCACCAAACATTGCATCTGCAGCCGAGCCGCGGCCGCGTTCTTCTTCCACCAGGCCAAGCACGTGTGGGAGGCCCCGGGGCAGGAGAAGACAACCAGCAGCAtggagaggcagctgctgctcaccctgGCTGGGCACTGGCTGGCCCAGGAGCCCGGGGTGGccgtgcaggagctggaggaggtggaGAAGCAGATCTGGCTGTGCCGCATCGCCCGGCAGGTGCTGGCGGCCGAGGGCTCGGGGCAGAGCccgtgtcccagccctgccaacctggggacagagctgtcctttgccagcctggctcagcagtTCTCCTTTGCCAAGCTGCCAGCCCTGAACACggccaggctctgcaggctggaggCTCTGGCTCAGGGGGAGCCCCAGACGGCGCTGGGGGCCGCAGAGCGGGCAGCGCTGGCCGCGCTCGTGGGGACCCTGCTGGACGAGGGCAGCGTGCACGAGGCCACCCGGGCCTGCCACTACTtccagctgtggcacagggacgtgtccctggtgctgcactgcagggcccTGGCCTCGGGGGAGGccgggctggagcagctgcagcccgaggtgcaggctgtgctgggcagagcgGGGCCGGCCGAGGGCAGCGCCAGCG GCAGCCTGGAGGACTGGAcccccctgggctgtggggatgaCGCCGTGGTGGCAGCACTGAAGGCTCTGGCAGAGGAAtgtgtccatggcaggggctaCTGCAGGCAGGTGCTGTGCCTGTACGAGCTGGCCCAg gagctgggctgctcctttGGGGAGGTGTCAGCTCGGGACccccaggaggtgctgggggcCATCCTGGCGCGCCGGGGGCCGGAGCGTGGCCGCAGAGCCCAGGCCTTCATCAGCTGCCAGGGACTGTCCCCTGCCACTGTGGCACCCCTGCTGGCCCAGCAGAtcacccaggagctgctggcctcAGCCCAGGGCAAAG GGCAGAAGCAGCTTTGGAACCCTGCAGTGGAGAGccaggccctgctgcagcttgccaagctgtgccaggaccaCACCTTGGTTGGGATGAAGCTGCTGGATAAAATCTCCTCTGTGCCCCGTGGGGAGCTGTCCTGCA tcacagagctgctgatcCTGGCCCACAGCTGCTTCAGCCTGACGTGCCACATGGAGGGGATCACGCGGGTGCTGCAGGCGGCTCGGCTGCTCACCGAGGAGCACCTGGCTCCCAGGGAGGAGTACGGGCTgctg GTGCGCCTGCTGACGGGCATTGGCAGGTACAATGACATGAGCTACATCTTTGAGCTGCTGCACCACAAACAGCACTTCGAGGTGCTCATGAGGAAGAAGCTGGACCCG AGTGGGACGCTGAAGGCAGCCCTGCTGGACTACACCAAGCGCTGCCGGCCCGGGGACAGCGAGAAGCACAACATGATCGCCCTGTGCTTCAGCATGTGCAGAGAGATCGGCCAGAACCACgaggctgctgcctgcacacagctcagGCTCATCgggagccagccctggg